The Pseudomonas aeruginosa genome includes the window CCTCGCGGACGCGCCAGCGCAACGGTTGGCCCAGCCATCGTCCATCTCCCTGCTGCGCCGCGCCCCGGGCGACGATGCGCAACGTCAGGGCACCCTCCACCCGTGCCGCCGTAACCGCAGCCTGGCGATCGAAGCGCAGGACCAGGCCCTGCTCGCTCTCCCCGACCGCCAGCAGTTGCGGCGCAGACGTCGGCAGCGAAGCGGGACCGAACAACCTGCCGAGCATCAGCCCGAACAACAACCCGGCAAGCACCAGCGCACCCCAGACTTTCCAGCGCTGGCGCCGCAGATCGTCGATGGCGGAGGTAGAATGCCGCCCGTTATCTGCTCCGGAGCCCTGCATGTTCCACGTCATCCTGTTTCAACCGGAGATTCCTCCGAATACCGGCAACATTATCAGGCTCTGCGCCAACGCCGGATGCAGTCTGCACCTGATTGAGCCGCTCGGTTTCGAACTGGACGACAAGCGCTTGCGCCGTGCCGGCCTCGACTACCACGAATACGCCAGCGTACGCCGCTACCCGGATCTGCAGAGCTGCCTCGAGGCCCTCGGCCAGCCACGCCTGTTCGCCTTCACCACCAAGGGGTCGCGGGCCTTCCACGAAGTGGCCTACCAGCGCGGCGATGCCTTCCTCTTCGGCCCGGAAAGCCGCGGACTGCCGGAGGACGTGCGCAACGCCCTGCCAACCGATCGGCGCCTGCGCCTGCCGATGCGCGAAGGCTGCCGTAGCCTGAACCTGTCCAACACGGTGGCGGTGACCGTCTACGAAGCCTGGCGCCAGCTCGGCTTCGCCATGGACTGAGCCGGCCGGCAGGCATGAAAAAGCCCGCGCAAGGCGGGCTTTTTCGCAAGCGCTGGGCTTACTGGACCGACGGCGTCGGGATCTCGCCGGAGGCCTGCATGCGGGCGATTTCCTGGGCGTAGAGGGCGTCGAAGTTCACCGGCGACAGCATCAGCGCCGGGAACGAACCGCGTACCACCAGGTTGTCCAGGGCTTCGCGAGCGTACGGGAAGAGGATGTTCGGGCAGAACGCGCCGAGGGTATGGCTCATGCTCGACGGATCGAGGTTCTTGATCAGGAAGATGCCGGCCTGCTGCACTTCGGCGATGAAGGCAGTGGTGTCCTCGCCGTTCTTCACGGTCACCGATACGGTCAGGACCACTTCGTAGAAGTCGCCGTCCAGCTGCTTCTGGCGAGTGTTCAGGTCCAGGCTGATGGACGGGTTCCATTCCTGGCGGAAGATTTCCGGGGACTTCGGCGACTCGAACGACAGGTCGCGCAGGTAGATGCGCTGCAGGGAGAACTGGGGTTGCTGCTCGTCGGCAGCGCCGTTGGTAGCTTGCTCGGTCATTTTCGGGCCTTCCCTTGGGTCAATTCATGAATAGTTTCAGGCAGACAGCAGCGCGTCCAGCTTGCCGGCGCGCTCCAGTGCATGAAGGTCGTCGCAGCCGCCGACATGGGTCTCGCCGATCCAGATCTGCGGCACGGTGGTCGATCCCGCCTTGCGTGCCAGCTCGGCGCGCAGTTCGGGCTTGCCGTCGCAGGCGATCTCCTGGAAGTCCACGCCCTTGCGTTGCAGCAACTGCTTGGCGCGGATGCAGTACGGACACCAGGCGGTGGTGTAGATCACGACGGGCGGCATGTCACTTCACCAGCGGCAGGTTGTCGCCGCGCCAGCTGCCGATCCCGCCGGACAGCTTGGCGGCGTTGAAGCCGGCCTTCTTCAGGACGCCGCCCCAGGTACCGGAGTGCTGGCCCATGGCGTCGACCAGGATGATGGTCTTGCCCTTGTACTTTTCCAGTTCGGTCATGCGGCTGTTCAGCTTGTCGGCCGGGATGTTCAGCGCGTCGACGATGTGCCCGCTGGCGAACTCCTTGGCCGGACGGATATCCAGGACCACCGCCTGGTCGGCATTGACCAGCGCGGTCAGCTCGCGGGTCGACAGGCTCTTGCCGCCCTTGCGCAGCTCGTGCAGCAACAGCAGGACCAGCAGGACCAGCAGCGCCGCGACCAGCAGGTAGTGGTTGGTGGCGAACTCGATCAGACGGGAAACGAATTGCATGGTGACGGATATCCAGGGCGTAAAAATGCCGGCCAGTATACAGACCGCGCCGGCCAGGGGGGAACCCGCCGGGCGGCGCCCCGCTCGGCTCCAGGAAATGGCGTCGCGGGAAACTTCACGGTTAGAATGCCGGTCCTTTTCTGTGAAGCTGGCCAGTTCCGGCCCGGGCACGGTTCGGGCGGGACAGAGGGAGCGAGGATAGCGGCATTCGGTTGCGGATCGGCGTCATCGGTTTAATCAATCAGCCTCTTCCTACGTCTTGAACGACAATGTTCCCACTAAATTTGGTCAGTTTCTGAACCCCGCGGAAATAGAGCCGGACATATGACTGCCACGCCCAAACCCCTGGTCCTGATCATCCTGGACGGCTTCGGCCACAGCGAAAGCCCTGACTACAATGCCATCTACGCCGCGAAGAAGCCGGTCTGGGATCGCCTCCTGGCAACCCAGCCGCACGGCCTGATCTCCGGCTCCGGCATGGACGTCGGCCTGCCCGCCGGCCAGATGGGCAATTCCGAGGTCGGCCACATGAACCTCGGCGCAGGCCGCGTGGTGTACCAGGACTTCACCCGCGTCACCAAGGCCATCCGCGACGGCGAATTCTTCGAAAACCCGGTGATCGCCGGCGCGGTCGACAAGGCCGTCGCCGCCGACAAGGCGGTGCACATCCTCGGCCTGCTCTCCCCGGGCGGCGTACACAGCCATGAAGACCACCTGGTGGCGATGGCGCAGATGGCCGCCAGGCGCGGCGCCGGCAAGATCTACCTGCATGCCTTCCTGGATGGCCGCGATACCCCGCCGAAAAGCGCGCAGCCGTCGCTGGAGCGTCTCGACGCCACCTTCGCCGGGCTCGGCAAGGGCCGCATCGCCTCGATCATCGGCCGCTATTTCGCGATGGACCGCGACAACCGCTGGGACCGCGTCCAGGCCGCCTATGAACTGATTGTCGACGGCAAGGCCGAGTTCACCGCCGACTCCTCGGTGGCAGCCCTCGAGGCCGCCTACGCCCGCGGCGAGAGCGACGAATTCGTCAAGGCCACCGCGGTGGTCCCGGCCGGCGCCGAAGCGGTGCGGGTCGAGGATGGCGACGCGGTGATCTTCATGAACTTCCGCGCCGACCGCGCCCGCGAGCTGAGCCGCGCCTTCGTCGAGCCGGCATTCAATGAGTTCCCCCGCGAACGAGCCCCGCAGCTGGCAGGTTTCGTCATGCTGACCCAGTACGCGGCGAGCATCCCGGCGCCCTGCGCCTTCCCGCCGGAGCCGCTGACCAACGTCCTCGGCGAGTACCTGGCCAAGCATGGCAAGACCCAGCTGCGCATCGCCGAGACCGAGAAGTACGCCCATGTGACCTTCTTCTTCTCCGGCGGCCGCGAGGAACCCTACGAGGGCGAGGAGCGCATCCTGATCCCCTCGCCGAAGGTCGCCACCTACGACCTGCAACCCGAGATGAGCGCGCCGGAAGTCACCGACCGTATCGTCGAGGCCATCGAGCAACAGCGCTACGACGTGATCGTGGTCAACTACGCCAACGGCGACATGGTCGGCCACACCGGGGTGTTCGAGGCCGCGGTCAAGGCCGTGGAGTGCCTGGACACCTGCATGGGCCGTATCGTCGAGGCGCTGGACAAGGTCGGCGGCGAAGCCCTGATCACCGCCGACCACGGCAATGTCGAGCAGATGGAAGACGAGTCCACCGGCCAGGCGCACACCGCGCACACCTGCGAACCGGTGCCCTTCGTCTACGTCGGCAAGCGCAAGCTGAGCATCCGCGAAGGCGGCGTGCTGGCCGACGTGGCGCCGACCATGCTGACCCTCATGGGGCTGGAGCAGCCGGCGGAAATGACCGGTCGCAGCATCGTCACCCTCGGCTGATCCGCGAACGACGAACTCCCGCGCAGGGCGGATAACCGCGTCGCGGTTATCCGCCGCTTCTGCAGGCCATCGACGGATAACGCCTGCGACGTTATCCGCCGTAGCGGGCCGGGCGCCGCGCCCTGTTTCCACGACGCCACCTTCCCCGCTTTAACGCTGCCGATCGGCCGACAGGCCTGGCCACGCGGCGTCGAGACGTGTGCCGCGGTTTTCATTTTCCGCGTCTCCCCCCCCTGCCTCCCGCTACGTCGCCGAGGCCCGTGCTAGCCTTGCCCGCGCTGTCTTTTCCATCTGCCCTACAAGGATTTCCGCCGATGTGGTTCCTCCTCGCCACCTCGCTCCTCGCCCTGTCCTTCCAGCGCCTGCTGGCCCTCGTCTTGCTGCTCGCGACCTGCTGTCTCGCCTTCTACGACGGGGTTCTCGCTCCGCCTGCGGTCGCCGCCCTGGCTGTACTGGGCGTCCTCGCCCTGTTGCGCCGGCGCCTGGCGGCACGCCGCGCCTGGGCCCTGGGCCTGGAGCTGCTGCTGGTCGCCGGCGCGGTGGGCCTGTTCCTGCACCTGCTACCCGGCTTCGCCAACCCCAGGATCCTGGACAAGGCGGTGGTCGGCCCGCAGAGCCTGCCGTTCACCATGTACTTCAACTTCGACAAGGCACTGGTGCCGTTCCTGCTACTGGCCTGCCTGCCGAGCCTGTTCCGCGACGAAGCCCGCGCTCCCGGCCGCCCCTGGTACTGGCTGCTGCTCGTGGCGGCGGTGCCGGCGCTGCTTCTGCTGGCTGTCGGCGTCGGCCTGCTGCGGCCGGAACTCCACGCGCCGGCCTGGCTCTGGCAGTTCGTCCTGGCCAACCTGTTCTTCGTTTCCCTTGCCGAGGAAGCGCTGTTCCGCGGCTACCTGCAGCAACGCCTGGGCCAATGGCTGGGCCCCTGGCCCGCCCTGGCGCTGGCCTCGGCGCTGTTCGGCCTGGCGCACTTCGCCGGCGGCCCGCTGCTGATGCTGTTCGCCGGCCTCGCCGGGCTGATCTACGGGTTGGCCTGGCTGTGGAGCGGCCGCCTGTGGGTGGCGACGCTGTTCCACTTCGGGCTGAACCTGACGCATCTGCTGCTGTTCACCTACCCGCTCTACAGACCCGCCTGATGCCCGTGGCCTTCGTCGTCGACGACATCCGCCGCTGCCATCCGGCTGAAATACGTGGAAGCGCCCCACAGCGCGCGGTGCGGGGCGTTTTTTTTAACGGCGGCCACGGGCATACTAGGCCGGTCCAATTCCCAGGTGCCCGCCACCCCATGCTCCGCCTCCTTCCTCTCCTGCTATCCCTCGCCTGTCTCGCTCCGGCCTTCGCCGACGAGCGCGCCGACACCCAACGCCAGCTGGAACAGACGCAGAAGGACATCGGCGAGCTGAAGAAGCTGCTGGACGGCATCCAGCAGGAAAAGAGCGGCGTGCAGAAGCAGCTGAAGTCCACCGAGACCGAGATGGGCGACCTGGAAAAACAGATCAAGGCCCTGCAGGACGAGCTGGACAAGAGCGAAGCCGAGCTGAAACGGCTGGATGGGGAGAAAAAAAAACTCCAGGACGCGCGCATTGAGCAGCAGCGCCTCCTCGCCATCCAGGCCCGCGCGGCCTACCAGAGTGGACGCGAGGAATACCTGAAGCTGCTGCTGAACCAGGAACACCCGGAAAAATTCAGCCGCACCCTCACCTACTACGACTACATCAACAAAGCCCGTCTCGAACAGCTCGCCAGCTTCAACGAAACCCTCCGCCAGTTGGCCAACGTCGAGCAGGACATCTCTGCGCAGAAAGCCGAACAACTGAGCAAGCAAGGCGAGCTGGACAGCCGCCGCGAGGCGCTGGCAGCGACCCGCAAGGAGCGCCAGCAAGCCCTGGCCAAGCTGAACAGCGACTACCGCGAACGCGACCAGAAGCTCAAGTCCCGCCAACAGGACCAGGCCGAGCTGGCCAAGGTACTGCGGACCATCGAGGAAACCCTGGCCCGCCAGGCCCGCGAAGCCGCCGCCGCGGCGGAGCGCGAGCGCCAGCGCGCGCTGGCCGCCGAACGCGAGCGTGCGCGCCAGCAGCAGGCCGCCCCCGGACGAGTCACCAGCCCGCCGCGCGAACCTGCGCCGGGCCCGCTGGTCTCAAGCACTGGCGCGGTCTACGGCGGCGCGTTCGGCTCGGCCCGCGGCAAGCTGCCGTGGCCGGTGAATGGCCGCGTCGTGGCGCGCTTCGGCAGCCAGCGCGGCGACGATCCGCGGGCGAAATGGGACGGCGTACTGATTTCGGCGAGCGCCGGCAGCACCGTCCGCGCGGTGCACGGCGGACGCGTGGTATTCGCCGACTGGTTGCGCGGAGCCGGCCTGTTGGTCATCCTCGACCACGGTGGCGGCTACCTCAGCCTTTATGGCCATAATCAAAGCCTGCTGAAAGACGCCGGCGACACCGTGAAGGCCGGAGACCCGATCGCCACCGTTGGAACCAGCGGCGGCCAGAGTAGCCCGGCCGTGTACTTCGCCATTCGCCATCAGGGCCGCCCGGCGGACCCTACTACCTGGTGCCGCGCACAGGGATAGGCGCCGAACTCGTGATTAGGAGCTGAACATGCTGCATTGCTTCCGTCCCACCACCCTGGCGCTGGCCCTGCTGCTCGGCGCGGGCGCGGCCCAGGCTGCCGACGCCCCGGCCGACGCCGCGCCACTGGCCAACGGTAGCAGTGCCCCGCTGCCCCTCGACGAGCTGCGTACCTTCGCCGAGGTTCTCGACCGGGTGAAGGCCGCCTATGTCGAGCCAGTGGACGACAAGACCCTGCTGGAGAACGCCATCAAGGGCATGCTCAGCAACCTCGACCCGCACTCCGCCTACCTCGGCCCGGAGGACTTCGCCGAGCTGCAGGAAAGCACCAGCGGCGAGTTCGGCGGCCTGGGCATCGAGGTCGGCAGCGAAGACGGCTTCATCAAGGTGGTCTCGCCGATCGACGACACCCCCGCGGCCCGCGCCGGCATCCAGCCCGGCGACCTGATCGTGCAGATCGACGGCAAGCCGACCAAGGGCCAGTCGATGACCGAAGCGGTCGACAGCATGCGCGGCAAGGCCGGCTCCCCGATCACCCTGACCATCGTCCGAGATGGCGGCAGACCGTTCGACGTCGAACTCAAGCGCGCCATCATCAAGGTCAAGAGTGTCAAGAGCCAGGTCCTCGAACCCGGCTACGCCTACCTGCGCATCACCCAGTTCCAGGTCAACACCGGCGAGGAAGTGGTCAAGGCGCTGAACCAGCTGCGCAAGGACAACAAGGGCCGTCTCAAGGGCCTGGTCCTGGACCTGCGCAACAACCCCGGCGGCGTGCTGCAGTCCGCCGTCGAGGTAGCCGACGCCTTCCTCACCAAGGGCCTGATCGTCTACACCAAGGGCCGCATCGCCAACTCCGAGCTGCGCTTCAGCGCCGACCCGGCCGATCCCAGCGACAAGGTTCCGCTGGTGGTGCTGATCAACGGTGGCAGCGCCTCGGCGGCGGAAATCGTCGCCGGTGCCCTGCAGGACCAGAAGCGCGCGATCCTGATGGGCACCGACAGCTTCGGCAAGGGCTCGGTGCAGACCGTGCTGCCGCTGAACAACGACCGCGCCCTGAAGCTCACCACCGCGCTCTACTACACCCCCAACGGGCGCTCCATCCAGGCCCAGGGCATCGTTCCGGACATCGAAGTCGGACGCGCCAAGGTGACCCAGGAGCGGAGCAGCTTCGAGGGCTTCAAGGAAGCCGACCTGCAGGGCCACCTGGCCAACGGCAACGGCGGTGCCGACCGCCCCACCGGCAAGCGTGCCGCGCCGAGCGAGCGCCCGCAGGATTCCGACTACCAGCTCAGCCAGGCCCTTAGCCTGCTGAAAGGCCTGAGCGTCACCCGCGGCAACTGATGTCGGCGTTTCGCGTTGCCCTGCTGGGCCTGTGCCTGCTGTTCAACCAGGCCCAGGCCCGCCAGGACCCCGCCCCCTACCAGCGCCCGCCGCTGCTGACCGTGGTCATCGATGACCTCGGGCAGAACCTGGCGCGCGACCGCCGGGTCCTCGACCTGCCCCCCGGCGTAACCCTGGCGATCATCCCGGAAACCCCGCATGCCGCCGAACTGGCCCGCGAGGCGCACCAGCGCGGGCGCACGGTGATCCTGCACATGCCGATGGACCCGGCCGGCGGTCCCTACGCCTGGCGGCCGGAGCTGACCCAGGAAGAGCGTGCGCGGCGGCTGGACGCGGCGCTGGCCAAGGTGCCGTTCGTGCAAGGCCTGAACAACCACGAGGGCAGCCGCATGACCGCGGTGCGCCCGGCGATGGCCTGGCTCGCCGAGGAACTCCAGCGTCGCGGCCTGTACCTGGTCGACAGCCGCACCAGCGCCGCCACCGTGGCCGCCAGCGAGGCGCAGCGGATCGGCCTGGCGAGCGTCTCGCGCGATGTGTTCCTCGACAACGAAGCCACACCGGAAGCGGTCTCCGCACAACTGCAGGCCGGCGTCGCCCTGGCCCGCAAGCAGGGTTCGGCGTTGCTCATCGGCCACCCGCACAAGGCCACCCTCGACGTGCTGGCGCGGGAGCTGCCGAAGCTGCGCGCCCAGGGCATCGAGCTGGTACCGCCGCAGATGCTCATCGGCGAGCGCGGCAACCGCAACGTCAACCCACGCCAGGCGCCGCACTGAAGCCGGGTTTACCGGCGTCGCGGCAGCGGTTAAGGTGACGTCCTCGTCATTCCTGCACGGACGCACCGATGGCCCGCCCTTCCCCTCCCATGCCCCTGCTCGCCGCCGCCCTGCTGGTCGCAGGCGCGATTCCCCTCGGTTTCATCTGGATCCTCACCAGCGCCAAGTTCGAGATAGGCGGCGCCAGCCCCGGCGAGAGCACCGTCGGCAAGGTCGAGAACATCGACCAGCGCGCCATGGAGCAATTCTGCACCGGCGTGCGGGCGACGCCCGCCGGCACCTGGCTGGTAGGCCGGCGCGAGGTCGGCCGCGACGAGCAGGCTCTGCCCGAGGGCGTCATCGACCTGGACCTGGTGGCGGCCGCCCAGCCCAGGGAAGAAGAGTCCGAACCCCACCTCTTCAACTTCCTCAACGGCATGCTGCTATCCGGCGGCGATCCGGAAACCACCTATGTCTCGCGCCTGGGCGCGGACGGCGTGTTCCACGAAGTGGCGCGGCTCGGCGAGACCGCCTGCCTGGAAGTCACGCCGGACGGTTCCAGCGTCTTCCTGCTCACCGGCCTGCGGCGCCCGGGCAAGGACAACGGTCAGCGCGAGCAGACAGTGGTGCTGCGCAGCGACGACCAGGGCAAGAGCTGGCGGCGGCTCGAGGAAGGCTTCATGGCCGAGGCGAATCGACTGGGCTGGGCTCTCGCACCGCGCTTCCACGGCAAGGACGAAGTCTGGGTCTGGGGTGATTTCGAATACGGCGGTGCCGATGGCGGCCGGGAACCCGGCCAGCCGAGCGGGCTGTTCTATTCGCCCGACCGCGGCGCCAGTGTCGAGTCGATCGCCACCTCCGCGCCGCTGCTGGTCGACCTCGCCTACGCCCGCGAGTTGGCGCCGAACGGCGTCAGCTGGGGCGACTACAACGGCAAGCACGGGCAGATCAAGGCACACGTCGCTCAACTGGACGCGGAGCGTGCCGCGATCTGGGTAAGCCAGACCTTCCGCTATGGCCCGCCCGAGGGGCGCTACCTGACCAGCTCGATATTGGTCACCACCCAGGCCGAACTGCGCCGCGAGGGCGGACGCTGGCGGATGGGCGCGATCCGGCGCACCGACGGCGTGGCCGTCGAGCGCCTGGAACAGAACACGGACGGTCGGGTTATCGCAGTGCTCGATCACCCGGACGAATCGCGCTCGCTGATCGCCGAGCTCGATCGCGACGCGCTCGAATGGAAGATCACCGGCAAGCTGCCCAGCCCGTTCTGGCCCCTGCCGTCCAGTTCCGGGCTGCGCGAGTTCTACATGGGCAGGAATGTGCTGCTGGCCAACACCATGAGCCACTACGAAGTGCCGCTGTGGCTGTATCCCGACGAGGAGCCGGCGAGCGTCTCCGCCAACGCGGTGTACTACTCGGACGACTGGGGCTCATCCTGGCGCCGCCTGGACATCGCCGGCTACCTCGGCGTGCTCGGCTTCGACGAGGCGCACGACCGGGTGTTCTGGGCCCGCGGCAACTGGTACGACAGCCGCGACCTCGGCGTCCAGGCCTACGACCTGGACTGAGCCCCCTCGCCGCGCCGGCGGAGGGGCGCCCGCCAGTCAGAGGTAGTTGGCGACGGCTTCGTCGACGAAGCCTTCCTGGCGCATCTGCTCCAGGGCCTTTTGCAGGCGCTCCACCACCTCGTCCGGAGTGTCCTTGTTCAACGCCAGGTAGAGCTTGGCCTCGTTGAAACGCAGCACCGTCTGCAGGCCGGACACGCCTTCCTGCTTGGCCAGGTAGCGGCCGACCGGATCGGTGGTGGCCCACAGGTCGATCTGCCCGCCGGTAAGCTTCTTCACGTTTTCCTGGTCGCGCAGGGCGTTGATCACCGGGATGCCCTGGGCCTCCAGGTGCTGGCTGACCGCGTCGTTCTTGTAGGCGCCGAGCTTGTAGCGGGCGGCGTCCTTGAGATTCTTCACGGCGATCTTGCTGCCGGCCGGCGCCAGCAACACCCAACTGGTGTCGGCCAGCGGGCCGACCCACTTGAACTGCGGCACCCGCTCGGGGGTGTAGGTCATGGAGAACAGCCCGTAGCCGGGCTTGTCCAGGGTCAACCGGTACAGGCGGTCCCAGGGGAAGCGCAGGCTCAGGGAATAGCCGATGCCGGCGCGCCTGAACATCTCCCGGACGATGTCGGCACTGATGCCGTCGATGCCATCGTCGCGGGCGAAGTTCTTGTCGTCCACCGCCATGTTGAAGGGCGGGAAGTTCTCGGTCAGCAGCACCACCTTGTAGTCGGCGGGCAATTCGGCACGGGCCGCGGAGGCCCCCAGCAACACCCCCAGGATCAGGGTCTGGATCAGGACTTTCAGCATGGTCACACCGCTCGCTTGGTTATCGTTATTGGCTAGCGGCATCCCTGCGTCAGGACGAAATACCTGGCTCGTCGGCCTTCCATGGCATTGCCGGCGGGGCCGGCAAAGGCGTTTCCCCGCCCGGCCCCCTGTTGGCCGGACGGAGCGAATCAGAGATAGCTGTTGAGGATGTCCTCGACGAAACCTTCCTTGCGCATGCCGTCCAGGGCTGCCTGGAGCTTCTGCACCACTTCGTCGGGAGTCTCGCGGTTGAGCGCCAGGTACAGCTGGTCGCTGTTGAAGCGCAGCACCGTCTTCAGGCCGGTCACGCCTTCCTGCTTGGCCAGGTAGCGCCCGGCGGGATCGCCGCTGGCCCAGAGGTCGATCTGGCCCTTGACCAGCTTCTGCGCGTTTTCCTGGTCGCGTAGCGCCAGGTCGGCCTCGAAACCGTTCTTGCCGAGGAACTCGGCGATGGCATCGCCCTTGTAGGCGCCGATCCGGTATTTCTTCGCCTCGTCCAGGCTGCCCAGGGTGATCGGGCTGTCGCCCTTGGCCAGCAGCACCCAGTCGTCCGGGCCGATCGGACCAACCCACTTGAACTTGTCCTCGCGCTCGGCCAGGCGGGCGGTGACGAACACCCCGTAGCCGGGCTTCTCCAGCGCCAGCTTGTAGATGCGGTCCCAGGGGAAACGCAGGGTCAGGCTGTACTTGATGCCGGCGCGCTTGAACATCTCGCGGACGATATCCACGGCGATGCCGTCGATGTTGTCTTCCTGGGCGAAGTTCTTGCCGTTGATCGCCATGTTGTACGGCGGGAAGTTCTCCGTGAGCAGGACCATGCTGTAGTCGGGATCGGTTTCGGCGCGCGCGCCGCCGACCAGCAGCAGGGTTGCGAGCAGCGCGAAGAGCAGGCTTCTTTGCATTGTTGTCATCCTGTCAGGGGCCTGGAGCGAGGCAGAATAACCAGCGCCGCGCCGCCAGGCCAGCCTTTTGCCAGCATCGCCGGCGAGGCGTCAGTAGCGCTCGCGGATCTGCTTCAACAAGCCTTCGCTGCGCAGCGCGTCGACCGCCGTTTGCAACTTCTGCACCAGCTCGTCCGGGGTGTCCTTGTTCAGCGCCAGGAACAGCTCGGCGGTATGGAAACGCTGGACCACCTTCACCTCCTTGAGGCCCTCGCGCTGGGCGACGTAGCGCCCGCTCGGATCGGCGGTGACCCAGAGATCGATCTGCCCACTGGCCAGCTTGTCGACGTTCTCGTTGTCGCGCAGCGCCAGTTGCACCTGCAGGCCGCGGTCGACCAGGTGCTGACTGATGGCGTCGTTCTTGTAGCCGCCGATCCGGTAGCGCGCGGCGTCTTCCAGGCTGTTCAGGTGGATGCTGCTGTCGCCGCGAGCCATCAGTACCCAGTCGTTGACCGCCAGCGGGCCGACCCACTTGAACTTGTCCTCGCGCTCCGGCGTACGGGCGGTGGAAAACACGCCATAGCCGGGCTCGCTCAGCGCCTGCTGGTAGACCCGGTCCCAGGGGAAGCGCAGGATCAGCTGGCACTCGATCTGCGCGCGCTCGCAGGCGGCGCGCACGGTATCGGTGCTGATGCCGCTGATGCCATCGTCCTTGGCGTAGTTGCCGCCGTTCACCGCCATGTTGAACGGCACCAGGTTCTCGGTCAGCAGGACCAGGGTTTCGGCGCGCGCCAGGGCGCTAGCGCATAGCAGGGCCAGGCTGCCGACGCAGCCGAGAGCCAGACGGAAGATGGACATGGAGGACTCCCTGTCGGTCGCAATGTTTGTCGTTATGGCAGGGCATCGGCGCTCTAGCGGCACCTGATGC containing:
- a CDS encoding substrate-binding periplasmic protein, producing the protein MQRSLLFALLATLLLVGGARAETDPDYSMVLLTENFPPYNMAINGKNFAQEDNIDGIAVDIVREMFKRAGIKYSLTLRFPWDRIYKLALEKPGYGVFVTARLAEREDKFKWVGPIGPDDWVLLAKGDSPITLGSLDEAKKYRIGAYKGDAIAEFLGKNGFEADLALRDQENAQKLVKGQIDLWASGDPAGRYLAKQEGVTGLKTVLRFNSDQLYLALNRETPDEVVQKLQAALDGMRKEGFVEDILNSYL
- a CDS encoding substrate-binding periplasmic protein — encoded protein: MSIFRLALGCVGSLALLCASALARAETLVLLTENLVPFNMAVNGGNYAKDDGISGISTDTVRAACERAQIECQLILRFPWDRVYQQALSEPGYGVFSTARTPEREDKFKWVGPLAVNDWVLMARGDSSIHLNSLEDAARYRIGGYKNDAISQHLVDRGLQVQLALRDNENVDKLASGQIDLWVTADPSGRYVAQREGLKEVKVVQRFHTAELFLALNKDTPDELVQKLQTAVDALRSEGLLKQIRERY
- a CDS encoding substrate-binding periplasmic protein, which produces MLKVLIQTLILGVLLGASAARAELPADYKVVLLTENFPPFNMAVDDKNFARDDGIDGISADIVREMFRRAGIGYSLSLRFPWDRLYRLTLDKPGYGLFSMTYTPERVPQFKWVGPLADTSWVLLAPAGSKIAVKNLKDAARYKLGAYKNDAVSQHLEAQGIPVINALRDQENVKKLTGGQIDLWATTDPVGRYLAKQEGVSGLQTVLRFNEAKLYLALNKDTPDEVVERLQKALEQMRQEGFVDEAVANYL